The proteins below are encoded in one region of Ostrea edulis chromosome 3, xbOstEdul1.1, whole genome shotgun sequence:
- the LOC125673151 gene encoding uncharacterized protein LOC125673151: MVDFVGRVKEIDNITDILCSPSSTKSAVILYGMKAVGKSSVAREVCKSIEDLEVHWVDLTHIGEAIKILEPLVITILNENHLIIDEENVDDLFDDLLERLCCRLTGPEKKHLIVFDNMDDVLERKLSTYMTKMIHTLACVDGVRILATSTIKLEINHPYVLEMVLEPLSIKDSQNLLHKLCPFLKRNEMFYKVIDLCEGLPLVLKMTASEIDAGELTVDEIVCLLSQCRLKFLSQEFYPSTDRLGPVYLAFLRRLSKPLQDKLSMINYIPGTFDEKEAVGMMGREDSSTTGHLEAAIKHHVIHKYGIHKRLDIHGILRDCISEFMTIKNLPLVRTRFCKVFSEILRELDEKSRTSDYQVALCRLNQEQQNFNKLFKDVFHCTSDTYHIFVNIASYQYNMSTSAFMFNSPDSYEMGMVFYEECLRLTRKHGNDYDTSKVLNGLGRVVTNIKGDHVLGERHYREALRIRQRHHKQQDYFLAFLYQSLGWNLGCQGKTLDAILFLEKALKIELELGMYTENLILNTLQTLALFHLDLDHIDDGEKYQMEAFRRRRLAIGTDMHPIMGSMMNNVGEMYEKKGDFEEAESYFRRGLEIKTHTNAAVKSIVLSEINLANLLTDTGRADDALDVLHCSMNRMGKFSGIFEDTQSLVHESFGRAFREKGKYRLAMKSFRDAIGRHGDSCARDFGVIGLQCRLAESLTCLHKYKEVINVIKYSLNQKDAAIKHNPSSLVVLRCYKILRNAQIESDCIWDARESYKKGYIEFIRLKNLFENLDNENCLFKLQTEWDIVQANDVLENDIVHVHSMFL, encoded by the exons ATGGTTGATTTTGTGGGTCGTGTGAAGGAGATAGATAATATTACTGACATCTTATGCTCCCCTTCATCTACAAAAAGTGCCGTCATTTTGTATGGAATGAAAGCAGTAGGCAAATCCTCGGTAGCTCGAGAAGTTTGCAAGAGTATCGAGGATTTGGAAGTACACTGGGTGGACTTAACACATATTGGAGAGGCAATCAAAATTCTTGAACCTTTAGTGATCACGATTCTAAACGAAAATCATCTAATTATCGATGAAGAGAACGTCgatgatttatttgatgacTTGCTGGAAAGACTATGTTGCAGACTTACAGGGCCCGAGAAAAAACACCTCATTGTATTTGACAATATGGATGACGTATTAGAAAGAAAATTGTCAACGTACATGACAAAGATGATTCATACCCTTGCTTGTGTTGATGGCGTACGAATCTTGGCTACATCAACGATAAAACTTGAAATCAATCATCCTTATGTACTGGAAATGGTACTAGAACCATTATCAATCAAAGACTCTCAAAACCTGCTTCATAAACTTTGCCCCTTCTTGAAACggaatgaaatgttttacaaagtAATAGACCTGTGTGAAGGGTTACCACTTGTTCTTAAAATGACAGCGAGTGAAATTGATGCAGGGGAGCTCACCGTGGATGAAATAGTGTGTTTACTGAGTCAGTGTCGACTGAAATTTCTCAGCCAGGAGTTTTATCCAAGTACAGACAGATTAG GACCAGTGTATCTCGCTTTTTTACGACGACTCTCAAAACCTCTGCAAGATAAATTGTCCATGATCAATTATATCCCAGGTACCTTTGATGAAAAGGAAGCTGTAGGAATGATGG GACGTGAAGACTCCTCCACTACTGGGCACCTGGAAGCAGCAATAAAACATCATGTTATTCACAAGTACGGAATTCACAAAAGATTGGACATTCATGGAATTTTACGAGATTGCATATCCGAGTTCATGACAATCAAGAACCTACCAT TGGTACGTACTAGATTTTGTAAGGTATTTTCTGAGATCCTTCGGGAGTTGGATGAAAAGTCTCGTACCTCTGACTACCAGGTGGCGCTCTGTCGATTGAATCAGGAGCAGCAGAACTTCAATAAGCTGTTTAAAGATGTCTTCCACTGCACTAGCGACACCTATCACATTTTTGTCAACATTGCCTCCTATCAATATAACATGTCCACGTCAGCTTTTATGTTTAATTCACCTGATTCATATG AAATGGGGATGGTTTTCTACGAAGAATGTTTACGCCTAACTCGAAAACACGGGAATGATTATGACACATCAAAAGTACTTAATGGTTTAGGACGTGTGGTGACAAATATAAAG GGAGACCACGTTCTTGGTGAGCGCCATTACAGGGAAGCCTTACGTATCAGACAGCGACATCACAAACAACAGGACTACTTCCTGGCGTTCCTGTATCAGAGCCTGGGTTGGAACCTAGGATGCCAGGGGAAAACACTTGATGCTATATT GTTCCTCGAGAAAGCCCTTAAGATTGAACTGGAACTTGGGATGTACACAGAAAATCTAATCTTGAATACACTTCAGACGCTAGCTCTCTTTCATCTGGATTTAG ATCATATAGACGATGGTGAAAAGTACCAAATGGAAGCTTTTCGACGCAGACGACTGGCCATAGGGACAGACATGCACCCAATCATGGGTTCCATGATGAACAATGTTGGTGAAATGTATGAAAAGAAGGGTGATTTTGAAGAAGCAGAAAGCTATTTTCGACGTGGACTAGAAATAAAAACGCATACGAACGCTGCAGTGAAAAGTATAGTGTTATCGGAAATAAACTTGGCAAACCTACTGACGGATACCGGACGGGCAGACGACGCCCTGGATGTCCTGCATTGTAGCATGAATCGGATGGGAAAATTCAGTGGTATCTTTGAAGATACACAATCTCTTGTTCATGAAAGTTTTGGTAGAGCATTTAGggaaaaaggaaaatatagattAGCCATGAAATCTTTTCGAGACGCCATTGGCCGTCATGGCGACAGTTGTGCACGTGATTTCGGGGTAATTGGTCTGCAGTGTCGATTGGCGGAGAGCCTAACATGTCTTCACAAATACAAAGAAGTAATAAATGTAATCAAATATTCTTTAAACCAGAAGGATGCTGCAATTAAGCACAATCCGTCATCATTGGTAGTGCTTCGTTGTTACAAAATCCTCAGAAACGCACAGATTGAATCCGACTGCATCTGGGATGCGCGAGAATCATACAAGAAAGGATATATAGAATTCATACGCTTAAAAAACTTATTTGAAAATCTCGATAACGAGAATTGTCTTTTTAAACTTCAGACTGAATGGGATATTGTACAAGCTAATGATGTTTTAGAGAATGATATTGTTCATGTACACTCTATGTTCCTATAG